A stretch of DNA from Granulicella pectinivorans:
ACCGGCGGCGGGACGCATGAGGAGGTATCCCTCCATGACGGTGAGGAGGGGGGCGAGGAGCCAGCGGGCGGAGAGGCGGCGGGGGTCGAGGCGAGGGATGAGCCAGAGGAGGAGGAGGACTTCGGGGGCGTCGAGCAGGAGGCAGCGCAGGGCTTCGGTGGCGGCGATGCTGCGGCTCCAGGGGGTGTGGACGGGGCTGGCCAGGGTGAGGATCAGGGCGGTTGCGAGGAAGATGGCGGCGATGGACCAGGCGGTCGGGGGGGTACGGTGCAGGGTGAGGATGGCCCATGCGGTGAGGGCCATGGCGGCGAGGACGAGGGCAAGGCCGAGGCAGGCGCGGGGGGTCTCGGGGAGGGAGACGGGCAGGAGGACGAGGATGCCGGCTACTCCGGCCAGAGCTGGGATGAGCCAGCGGATTTGGCCCTGGGCGACGACGATGACGATAGGGAGGAGGGCGAAGACGAGGACGTTGTACGACGAGGAGAGGAGGGTTTGGGCGTTGGTGAGGAGGATCAACGGGGCGGCGAAGAGGGCCAGGCCGGGGAGGATGAGCCGGAGTTGCGTGTTGACGGGGGTTTTTCCGGAGAGGCAGACGATCGTCGTGGCGAGGGCGAGGAGGAGGAAGTGGAAGCCTTGAGATTGGAGCGCGGGGAGTTGGGATGGTAGAGTGCCGGCGGCGATCCATGCGGCGGAGCTCCATAGGCAGAGTGCGAAGAAGGCGAGGGTTGGGAGCTTGGTCATGGTGGTGAAGTGAAAGGAAAAGGGCCATGCTTGCGCATGGCCCTTCTTGCTGCGGTTCTGGTTAGCGGGGTCCGCCGCCGCCCTGGGGGGCTGCGCCACCGGGGCCGCCGGGACGGCGTCCACCGCGACGGCGACGGCCTCCGCCACCGGGGCGGCGATCGCCGGAACCGGCGGGGCGGGGGGTGCCGGGTGCTGCGCCGGGCGCGGGCTCGGCACGGTTGAAGTTCGGCTCGTCGTCGCCGCCCTCCTCGTCGTCACCCTCTTCGCCGTCGAAGTCTTCTGCGTCTTCGGGGGCTTCGGTGGTGGGTTCGGGGCGGGCGATGGGTGCGCCGTAGGCGGAGGGCTCAGCGACCTCGGGGAGGCCGAGCTTGGCGCGCTGCTCACGCAGGACAGCCTTGCGGGAGAGCTTGATGCGGTTGCCTTCGATGGAGAGGACCTTGACCAGGATCTGATCGCCCTCGCGGAGCTCGTCCTTGACTTCCTTGACGCGGTGCTCTGCGATCTCGGAGACGTGGAGGAGACCGTCGGTGCCGGGGAAGATCTCGACGAATGCGCCGAACTCGGCGATGCGTACGACCTTGCCCAGGTAGATCTTGCCGATCTCGGGGACGGCGGTGATGTCGGAGATCATCTGGATAGCGCGGGAGAGACCGTCGGCGTCGGAGGACGCTACGTTGACGCGGCCCGTGTCGTCGACATCGATCTTGACGCCGGTGGCATCGATGATGCCGCGGATGACCTTTCCGCCAGGTCCGATGAGGTCGCGGATCTTGTCGGTGGGGATCTGGATGGTGTGGATGCGGGGAGCGAAGGCGCTCTTCTCAGAGGCTGCGCTGGCGATGGTCGCGTCCATGGTGTCGAGGAGCGAGAGACGGCCCACGCGGGCCTGTTCGAGGGCTTCGCGCATGATCTGGGCGGTGATGCCCATGACCTTGATGTCCATCTGGAGCGCGGTGATTCCCTTGCGGGTTCCGGCTACCTTGAAGTCCATGTCGCCGTAATGATCTTCGGCACCGGCGATGTCGGAGAGGACGGCGTACTTGTCACCATCGAGGACGAGGCCCATGGCCACACCGGCGACGGCTCCCTTGAGGGGGATACCGGCTGCCATGAGCGCGAGGGAGGCACCGCAGACGGTGGCCATCGAGGAGGAACCGTTCGACTCGAGGATGTCCGAGACGACGCGGAGGGTGTACGGGGACTCATCTTCCGCGGGGAGGACGGCCTCGATGGCGCGGTACGCGAGGGCACCGTGACCGATCTCGCGACGGCCTACGCCGGACATGCGGCCGACTTCGCCGACCGAGAAGGGCGGGAAGTTGTAGTGGAGCATGAAGCGGCGCTTCTGCTCGCCTTCGTAGGTTTCGATGCGCTGCGCGTCGTCGGTGGTGCCGAGGGTCGCGGAGACGAGAGCCTGGGTCTCGCCGCGCTGGAAGAGGGCCGAACCGTGCACGCGGGGGAGAACGCCAACCTCGACGGTGACCTCACGGATCTGGTCGAAGGCGCGGTGATCGGGGCGGATGCGGTCGTTGAGGACCTGATCGCGGAAGATGTTTTCGCGGAGGAGCTCGTAGTACTTGGAGAGTTTCTTGCCGGCGGAGGGATCGTCAGCGGGAAGATCCTTCTTGAGCTCGTCCTTGATCTCCTTGACGAGAGCGTAGGACTCGAACTTGGGGTGCTTCTGGGTGTTGAGGGCGTCCTTGAGGCGCTCGCCGACCTTCTCGCCGAGGGCGTTGAGGTACTCGACGTCGATCTCGACGGGCTTCACTTCGCGCTTGGTCTTACCGGCGCGGCTGACGAGATCGTCGATCGCCGCGACGATCTTCTTGATCTCGACGTGGGCGAACTCGATGGCACCGACGACGACCTCTTCCGAGATCTCCTTCGAGCCGGACTCGACCATCACGATGCCGTCCTTGGTGCCGACGACCATGATGTTGAGCAGGCTGACGGCGCGCTCGGCGTAGGTGGGGTTCACGATGTAGGCGCCATCGATGTAACCGACGCGAACGGCTCCGACGGGGCCGTGGAAGGGGATGTCCGAGAGGGCGAGGGCGCAGGATGCGCCGTTGATGCCGAGGACGTCAGGATCGTTTTCCTTGTCAGCCGAGTAGACGAACGCGACCACCTGGGTCTCGTTGCGGAAGGTCTCGGGGAAGAGCGGGCGGATGGGGCGGTCGATCTGACGGCAGGTCAGGATTTCCTTTTCGGAGGGACGGCCTTCGCGCTTGATGAAGCCACCGGGGATTCGTCCGCCGGCGTAGGTGAACTCGCGGTACTCGACGGTGAGGGGGAAGAAGTCGATGCCATCCTTGGGCTCAGGGGAGGCCACGGCCGTGGCGAGGACAACGTTGTCTCCGCTGCTGGTGAGGGCTGCACCGGAGGCCTGCTTGGCCATCCGTCCGGTCTCAAATTTGATCTGCTTGCCGCCGGCAAGCTCTACGGTAACGTCCTGCTTCATAGGTTTTCTTCTCTCTTTTTTCGTCGTTGGAAATCGTAAGGCCGCTAGGGCAATCGCACGCACAGCGAGGCGCAGCCTTCCGGCTCCGGCCGGAATAGGCAGCGCGCTGCACTTTGCTTTGGCTGCGCCGTGGATTGTGTGCTGCGTCCGCCGGTGAGGGCGTGCGCGGCATGCGGGCAGGGTGTTGGAGCGGGATCCAGGCCCAGGCTCATCCGCAGCTCCCTAGGCAGGATCGAATGGGATCCTTGCGGGGGTGCTGGTGCGATGAATGGGTTCTGGTCAAATGGCTCGTCCTGAATGGGTCACGGTGCGAAGAGGCACGTAAAAGTCGAAAAGGCTCGACTCTTGCGGAGTCGAGCCTTGAAGACTACTTGCGGATGCCCAGCTTGCCGATGACATCGCGGTAGCGATCGGCGTCGCACTTCTTGAGATAGTCCAGCAGACGACGGCGCTTGCTGACGAGCATGAGGAGACCACGGCGCGAACCATGATCCTTCTT
This window harbors:
- the rpsO gene encoding 30S ribosomal protein S15 encodes the protein MLAPVKKTDIIAKFRTHDSDTGSPEVQIAILSERIGELTEHFKTHKKDHGSRRGLLMLVSKRRRLLDYLKKCDADRYRDVIGKLGIRK
- the pnp gene encoding polyribonucleotide nucleotidyltransferase, translating into MKQDVTVELAGGKQIKFETGRMAKQASGAALTSSGDNVVLATAVASPEPKDGIDFFPLTVEYREFTYAGGRIPGGFIKREGRPSEKEILTCRQIDRPIRPLFPETFRNETQVVAFVYSADKENDPDVLGINGASCALALSDIPFHGPVGAVRVGYIDGAYIVNPTYAERAVSLLNIMVVGTKDGIVMVESGSKEISEEVVVGAIEFAHVEIKKIVAAIDDLVSRAGKTKREVKPVEIDVEYLNALGEKVGERLKDALNTQKHPKFESYALVKEIKDELKKDLPADDPSAGKKLSKYYELLRENIFRDQVLNDRIRPDHRAFDQIREVTVEVGVLPRVHGSALFQRGETQALVSATLGTTDDAQRIETYEGEQKRRFMLHYNFPPFSVGEVGRMSGVGRREIGHGALAYRAIEAVLPAEDESPYTLRVVSDILESNGSSSMATVCGASLALMAAGIPLKGAVAGVAMGLVLDGDKYAVLSDIAGAEDHYGDMDFKVAGTRKGITALQMDIKVMGITAQIMREALEQARVGRLSLLDTMDATIASAASEKSAFAPRIHTIQIPTDKIRDLIGPGGKVIRGIIDATGVKIDVDDTGRVNVASSDADGLSRAIQMISDITAVPEIGKIYLGKVVRIAEFGAFVEIFPGTDGLLHVSEIAEHRVKEVKDELREGDQILVKVLSIEGNRIKLSRKAVLREQRAKLGLPEVAEPSAYGAPIARPEPTTEAPEDAEDFDGEEGDDEEGGDDEPNFNRAEPAPGAAPGTPRPAGSGDRRPGGGGRRRRGGRRPGGPGGAAPQGGGGPR